In Citrus sinensis cultivar Valencia sweet orange chromosome 3, DVS_A1.0, whole genome shotgun sequence, the sequence ACTTCAGGAGAAAATCTCTTGAATACTTCTTCCCCAGATTTCCATTTCCATCTTCATCTAAAGGTTCTAATTTTGGTGTTGACATGTCAGCAGCATCTTCCCAATCATCAGGCTCTGCTTTACTATGAACACTTTTTTCACTGGCTACAGCATGTACATGAACAGTATCAGCAGCTACTTGCTTTGAATTCGCAATAGTAGATGTGTCTTGAGCACTTTCTAAAGGCATGGCAGCCTCCTTCTCCTCAGGACCCTTATAAGCCATGTAAAGATCTGAAGTTGTCCCGGCAGCATCAGCTTTCAGAAGgatttctcttctcttcttctttcctcTAGTAATAGAGCTCTTTGATCTATTTAATTCTACTACAGGCATATCCTTGGAACCCGATACTGGAAGTAAGACTGAGCCAGCACCACTATTATCCAGAACCTCCCCTTCAGTTTTTGGGATTGTTTCCAGAAATTCAGTAGCTGAAACAGGAGCAGGATGCTGCTGTATTACACTTTTGCTTGACAAGGCATCCACAGTCGAAGTCTTATTACCATGTGAACATTCAACATTTGTTGAATCTGCAATTCCGGAGCTAGATGCATCCATATCGTCGGCAACCCTGTGAGCTTCAGTAGAAGCTCTTGCAGATTCACCCAACACTTCCTCCGTGGTTCCCAATATTGGAACCTCATTGCAAACAGCTGTTGCCTTTAATACAGATTCCTGATCAGTTTGGCTGACAAGTTCTATAGATTTCGAAGTAGCAGATTGAGAAGCAATCTCAGAAGGGATAATATCTTGCTTGAAACAGTCAGCCAAGGTCTCTCCTCCCCTAGCCTCTGTTCCCAAAGATTCTTGTGGAGGAAATTCACCTAGCTTTTTCTTAGCATCACAATCGGTGTCCAAGACATTCGCAGCATTTCCAGCACCAGATATTTCCGCTAAAACAGAAGTAACACTCTGCTTAGTGCTCTCATCCTTTGCCTCAGAAATATCAGAAGTAGAAGCATCAATTGCAGATGACAATTCACTAGTTGTTTTAGCTTCCTTAGTTTCAGAGACTCCACTGTTGGATTGTATGCCAGTTTCTGCAGTTCTCCAGCCCAAGCTAGAGGTTGAGGTAGATTGCCCACCAACCTGCAGACAAAGGTTTAAGGCATTAGCAGAATAACTTGAAAGAACAGTTATCTCAAAAGTTTGGCACTACCTGCTGTTGTGTCTGGATTTGTCCTTTCTTGCCTGGCTTCTTCTGATTATCTTTGATAGAGCTTGACCTACTCAGAGACTCCCTTCTTCTTCCTTCCACATTTGCAACTGGTACAGACTCCTCAAATGATGACGTGGGCAAAGAATTGGATGCCAGACTCTCAGTAGAGACAGGTAAAGAAACTGCAACAGACTGTTTGATAGCTCCTGCCAATGAATTGGACACTAACAGTTCGCTGCTGGATTTCATCTTCTGAGAAGATTTTTCTGGAGAAGTCTCCGGGTCTCCTTGATGATGAGATGTAGTAGCTTCCCCGGAAGGCCTTGAAGGTTTAGGTGTTGCAACCTTACCAACTGCAGGTGAAATGTCTGACGAAGAGGAATCTGCACTCTTTTCTCCAACAGATCCTGAGGCTGGTTTAACTGTCACCTGTACAGTTCCTAAAGGGGCAGATGAAATATGTGCATCACGCGACTGCTCAAAATTGGTTGGTTCCGCAATACCAGGCATTGGGGTCCCTGTCTTACTAACAGGCAGAGAATTAAGATTTGGATTCATGAAAGATACATTTTGGGGACCCTGGCCAACCGGATAGTTAAATCGTGTCGCCTGAGAATTGGGTGTTATCTGGCTACTTGTTAACGGAAGAGAACCTGGTGCTGGATAATAAATGGAACTTGCACCATAAGAATTAGGGTAATAATTTATTGGATGAGCAGATGCAAATGATGGTATTGGTTGGGATTGAGACCTAGGGCCTGAGACCCCACCATCCGAATATGTATCTGATCGTTCATCAAGCCTGACCTCCTTATGCGTGTCCGGATGAGTAATCTTTACAATGGTTTTACGAGGACCGCTACCAAATTTTCCTCCCTGCTGTTGGGGGTATTGTGGGGTCATGCCCATTCCCATATTGCCTAGCTGGGGAGGTAGTTGGGGAGGACCCATTTGAGTTGTGAAACCCATGCCCTGTCCCTGATGCATGAGTCCCTGAGGCATTGGATGTGGTTGAAGACCTGGAACAAACATATGCTGCTGCACTTGTGGAGCATTTCCCATTGGTAATGGAATGGGCATTGGCATAGGGAGTGAAGTGGCCGTTACATTCTGAGACTGAACTTGTGGGTTATGCCCACCAAACTGTACAGAAACTTGTGGCTGGTGAAATGGCATTTGCATAGAAGTCATTGGTATGGGAAGAACAGACGGCTTTTGCGCTGGGCTTGCCATGGGTGGAAGTGAGACTTGAGGATCCTTTTTGACTTTTGGTACTTGATGAACCTCCACAGTATTAGATTGGTCAGTAACACCAGCCTCCTTCCTAGGCTGCTGCTGCTTTGGGACAGAAGGCATTGGTATATTTGGCACTGACCTGTAAGCATCATGGCGTGCCTGCAAGCCAAAAAATAAACGAGACAGCTTCATAATTTGATCATCAAACACTAAGTCCAATGTGCTTCCACAGTAGAGTGTCAAGAATATTGAAACTGAGAAAACCAAACCATATAAAAGTTAAGGTATCAACATATGGTTGTTGGGAAAAGTCCATCCCAacacaagaaaagaaaatgtgaaatcTAGGTTCAGACTACTTAGGAAGGAAGAAAAGGGAAATGAGTAAAAATCTACAGTTCATACTATCCAGGAAGACAGTAAACTTTTCTGCACTCTTGGTTCAGATAATAAATCCGACCATTTATAGTTTACTGCTGAATAATATGACCCCAGGatagagaaaaatataaacagaCCTGGTCACGTTTCTGCTCATCCAAATTAGGGGGTGCAGAACTAGTTCGAGCTGGAATCTACAAggaatatagaaaaataatctttcagTCTTTTAGATCAAGactttaaatatataacacCAATAAATACTCAAAAACTAACTCTCTAGATGGCATAAAgtggaaaaataatagaagaAGAATACCTGCATCCCAATCGAACCAAACTGAAAATGGAATGCCTTAGACACATCTCCAGGAGCTAGaccaaaagaaaacattatAAGCATAAAGGTAGTTACATCAATCTAGAAGTATCAAACAGTAGAACAGGATAATTGAtgataaataatgctaatcAGATCATATATTACATCAAAACATCAAAAGACCACCCTCATTTTGAtattcatgatttttttttttcagtaaaATTCATGATTACTTGAAGCATTTATAAAACCAAGCACATGCAAGGAGAAAAAACCTTTAGCCTGTGTTGCAGAAGCAGTACTGTCAGAACTCATGGAGGCTGATTGAGAAGTTGGAGCCTTTGGAACAGCTCGGGTGCTTCTCTGAGGGGTGGACGAATCAACTTGCTTGGAAGAATTGGCACCAACTGGCGCATCAGATGCTCCTAGAACAAACATAGATTCAAAATCCCATTCACATTTTTCTCAACAAATGATCCAATTTTGagagtaaataaaaaatcaaaaacagaaaaccaacaacaaaataaaaaaataaaaaacaatagcAGATGCGTGCACACACCATGCAACTGGGGCTGTAAATGTGCACCGTTTTGTACATTGCGGTGAGCAGAAGCATTGTTAGTAGAGTCCGAAGAATTAACAGCGGGTACATTCACCCTAGATTGGCCTCCTTGTGCATTGTGAGACTTCTTAAAACTatcatcaattaaaaaaaaaaaaaaaagaataagcgCTCATTCtaataatataatcaaaatcaaaggaCTAATATGAATGAAATTAAAGCAAACACAGAGAATTAAAACCCTAGCTTTAGTTCAAggatcaaaagaaaaagaaatgaaatagaGAGTGACCTGCGATTGGAGGAAGGAAGAGAGGAAGAGGAGTGAACAGACGGTGAAGGGGCGGGGCCACCGCCAGCGCCCTTACCGTAAGAGCCTGAGGAGGTCCGCTGCTGATTGGAGCCTGCGGATCGTCCTGATTTTCGATACTGAGTCTCGCTTCTATCGGACCTTGATTGATTGAAGGACATATATCCTTCGTCGAATTATTCCCCTTAATTTCGCTTTAATCGTTCGTCTCTGTAAccaaaaacagaaacaaaGTAGATccacaaaatcaaaaacacataataattttaattagagtaTAATTAGGGTTTGGGAGTGAGAGTGGAAAAGAAGCAAAACCTGAGATGAGAGAGAGTGATGGagtgaagagagagaaaattagggttttaatTTGTGGTCATGACGGTAGTCGGATACACACagagaagatgaaaattttaaaaaataatgacaataataattaataataataatttgagaaCGTTTTGTTTGGTGAGAGACGGAAAGCGAAGCGAAGAGAGAGAAgggtaaaataaatttaacaaaccgaCCAAGAAGGTGGTCAAAAGGTAGGTTTTTTAGGGGATCGAAAGTCGAATGGGTCGCCCGTTGCGAGTGCTCTTCGGCCTACGCTCCTCTCTCCTTTTACTTGCCGACAAATTACTActctctccctcttcttttttattctccccccccccccccccccccccccccccctgtTTTTCACTATTAGGCTATGTTTGGCCTTTAAACTAGTCCCTAAAAAAACCACATTTGGCGGTTGTAAGCCTTGTGGTTGGTTGGGGGATAATCCTTGGAACTACACAACAAATTGTTAAATTCTAAGGATGCATGCTGGATTGAATGGAATGAGATGGGAATAACACacgaaagaaaaatttatgattagATTACGTAgagtattatgttgtatttggTAATTGCCTAATTGGTAGGATATAATGAGATTggaatgaattttatttagtattatcttGTGTTCAGTATTCTagaagattaaataaaaaataaactaaataaatatttaaatatcaatatgacaatataatgtaataatatttatagatGTTATATTggggagattgttaatttCCTCGTTacagtaattaatatataccatcTACTCCCCtaatgtttttataatagcCAATAACCCCTAACAATATAAGTTTAgaatattactattattttcaaatacactcttatttatatttattataaattaaataaatcacataaatgaaaaaaaaattaagtattaaaaataagaaatatatgttttgatgtgaacaaaaaaattaatattaaaatattttcttgtattttttattttataagcattttcttaatttaatatgaaaaaatgtttacaaaataaaaaagtacaagaaaattttttattattaattattttttgttcacatcaaatcatatatttcttatttttaatacttttttATTCAGTTTCTATTcgtgtgatttatttaatttataataaatataaataaaagtgtatttgaaaataggggtaatattgtaaaataatgtTGTGAGGGGGTTATtaactattataaaaacaataagggagtaaatggtatatattaattacaataagGGGGAAATTGGCAATATCCCTATTATATAGTATAGCTAttctacaattatttttaaacatgaaaaaatttatccCTAGGATCCCAGGGGAATCCTCACTTACCTTTGTGACACCAAATAAATGAttgtactatttttttaaaaaatagttcaaTCCTCTTAACTTTATGCCGCCGCCAAATGTGCCCCAAGCTTAATCCAATATTGTGTAGTgagtataaattttaaatagtgATGCATTAACAAGACTAAATCTCAACTAATGTGTCGCGAACATAAATTCGTTATTTGGATAAGAAGGAATATGACTCAATATTTGTTAATCACAAAgccttacaaaaaaaaaaaaaaaacgacacATTAGTTAGCATACAAACTTTGTATTATATCTTTTTAACGAACATCGTTaaataatagataatataACAAGTTTTAGTCaataatcatataaaatatatatttttggtgTTATTAAAGCAATAACTatctaacaatttaataataaagtattattttcttttttgtatttaatgaGTTTCTTATTGTATCAATTGAGTTAAATTAAGGATCAATTTTGGAATTAAGAAAGTCCGGAGTAAATAAAGAAGTGTGCATCTTAGAaaattttagtgttttttttttttttcatttttgcaaaCAAAAAGATGTTGGGACTGGGGCTAGAGGTATTGCATTGCAATTCTCAAAATAGGTACCTTACGAGATGAAGGGTTTGatagggaatttttttttttttttggtgttaacAAAACAAcgcttaaatattttaatggtgCATTTATTATACTATATTGTGTTAGCCACAAATCATTCGTGGTGactataatattaaattaaaattatttaaattttatttttaaatatattaagtaattatttttataataattactataattaaataatattgttatataCAATACTCCTCaaatcttataataaaaactacaaaaaaataattaaaaatatatataatataaatttattgttatatgttaattatcataatattacaaatataaaaataaaaaagtagaatacgatataaattatattataatacagtaaaatattaaattcgaaATACACCACCAcgatataattatataagttCCGAAATTATTAAACATGGGTCAGCAATAACTTAAAACCGTATTATGTGGGCTGTCAAAGGTCCCCTAATAACATGTTTCAATGAGCTGGGCTTTTCAAAGGCGCTATTGGAAGTAATTAGTGGATGCCAATCCCCACCTTTGGGCTTCGGGCTTCGGGCTTCGGCCTTGTATCTTAAACCTTCTGAAACACGCAAATCTACGAGTGCAACTGAATGAATCTGTGGCGTTGGACAGCAACGGCAAGCTCGATTTGAGGAgcattgtatatatatacctaTATAATACAATTTGTCCATGCCAATGATATAATACATGCAATAGGTAAAATCAAGTGACCAAATCATGAACTCTTTTTTCATTATCTTTAGCTATAGTGGGATCCCGTAACACTCGTTAATGATATTGAAACTATAAACTTAACTACACAAACGTTACAAGATGATAAGTCACCGTACGTAAGTATCTATTTGAACAATACGAACCAATAAGTCATCACTTTGAATTCAGAAACTCAAATAATTGCTAACTCGTGAACTTCTATtacattaaagataaaaaaataaaatagataacttaataaataatcacGTCTCATTAATTTGTTGAATCAGACGTGTGACTGTGAAGCTAAGTAATGAATGAATGCATCACCAGCGCCCTTACCGTAAGTTAGTTTAACGGTATATTATTATATGCAGGACGATGCAACTAAGGAAGGAACGATCTGAAACTTTGGGAACAAGATTCCATGActtatttgttaataaaaatagattttgcGGGTCAGGGGTGTGATTAAACCGTAGTTGACTCATTCCAAAAGTTTTTAAGGAACGTGTATGTTCTAGCATTGTCTTGACTAATTAATGCATCTAACAGCTGATAGTTTGCCATCCTCTCCCgtgtttcatttattaattaatttatttattaaacttaGTGGGTTTGACTTTTGTCAAACAAATTTGGTGGAGAAGGTGACAAGAACACAATTTCacaagaaattaagaaaatcgCGTGAATATATTAAGTAAGAAAGTCAAACAAGTTAACTTCAGAAGAAACAActagaattaataaaattgcatTGAAAAGGGCCAAATTGACCACTATAGAGGAGATAATTTTTTGACTTCCGAAGAAGAAGCCAAGGTGATCGCAACGACGTCTTGTTCGtcttaaaaaatagaaagttaCATTAAAAAGGACCAAATTGACattgttgaatttttgaaatctatGAAAGGGGATACTTTTGTAACTTTGTAAGACGAAGCCAAGATATTTCACACGGGCCGCATGTAGGATGACTTTGACAGCTCTACTACTTAATATGTTGAGTAATGTAAATATCTCATACTTTTTAtcctaaattttattataaataatatctcatttattatatatagttaataattatttataagatCTAAATCAATTAACATATTAtcctaaataatatattatttattaaataattaatttttttattaaatttaaataaattaattatattacctctctgtatttttttaaaaaataggtCCCACTTCTCAACTCTGATCCACATCGATGTCCACGTGGGTACAATGTTTCTTCCGTCGGATAGAGTCAGTCAAAGCTAATAATGATAGAAAACTCGCACGCGCCGAACAGAGGACAAAACTGTCTTGCCAGGATGGACGTACCCCACGCCCACTTTGGCATTTTCTTCAGCAGCCCCTACTGTttcttttaacaataaaaacggtaagtgttaaaaatattatatactaAGCCCcaactaaaatataatatttttaaaattttaactctggttgacaaataattttcctatCCCTTGCCAAACACATCGACTTAATAGAGGTGAACTGCTTACTTGTCCGAAGGGCGAGGCCGCCGGCCACTCGGAAGGAAGGGTGTAACCGTCATttcccttatttttattaaaaatagattGTTGTGATTTCAACTTTGAAAATACTTTTTCCGTTCATGAAAATCTCGGTGGGATTTGGGATTTACGATTATAAGATCCTAAaagttattgaaattaatcaaatgtGGTTAACcataaatttcttattaatgaatttaatttaggaTTCTGAGCAGATCCACACCGGCGCACCGGAACAGCTCCTTTCTTCGACGTTAGATTTAGATTTggttgaaacttgaaactgAAGGTCAAGGTGTGTAGAAGTGATGAtaacttttgtctttttcgtAATGGGTCGCGTAGAGATTTGATAAATCTGTTCAACCGAGCGGGTCCGTTAACCAAGTGAAGTCATAATCAAAACAGTCTCTTGTTTGATCGTCGGCTGAAAAAAATGACTAgtcataattaaattttttattctccaaattcaaagcaccaaatattacaaaatcgTAAACGGGCACGGCAGGGTCAGCGAAAGGTGTATATTCTTCTTCCTCTAATATTttgtgcaaaataaaaaatatataatactctggtaaattttcttcttgttgtgCTCTTGTTGATTTTTGCGGCAAATAGGTTACTAGCTTTTCGTTGAttgcttgttttgttttttgagtTGTATAAGATGAAGTGCTTTCACTATTTCAAGGAgaagaaattgagaagaagGGAAGAAAGATCAGCTCCGGAGTTGAAAGAGCCAAGAAAGTCTGCAGATTATTCTGGGGCAGAGAGTGATCGTTTTGTTAAATCTTCATGCTCAGCGTCAGTGACTTCCCCGCGTGGGATTCCTGAGTTGTACGAAGAGAAAGCTCATAATTTGAGAGTGTTTTCATATTCTGAGATGAGACAAGCCACAAATGATTTCAGCAGGATGCTTAAGATTGGTGAAGGTGGATTTGGGAGTGTGTATAAAAGTTCAATTAAGCCTGCTGCAGGTGATGGGACAAGTGAGGCTACTGTAGTTGCTATCAAAAAGCTTAACAGGGACGGCTTGCAggtatgaaattaaattaattattatctcaatattcttcttctttttttaattttttgatttgtttggcgatccattttctaataaaaatattatatttgaatGCTTGgagtatgtatgtatgtatttggTCAAAACTCCGATGTGATTGTAGTTTCTGTTCAAATTTTTGCTTATGAATGCCTTTTTTCTTGCTTCTGATTTCTTACTTCACACGAACCTAGTCTTGCATTTCAATCATTATCTTCGGCACTCATTTGTACTCAGATTGCTAACCTTTGGCTTTAGCTATACATTTTGAACCAAACATATGCTCATAGGCCATATGCAAATGCAAATCAAAGATGCCCaagccatatatatatatattgtggtTAGCGTATTAAATCCCTATGTATTAGCTCATTCAGGGCTTTTCTTTAACCCCGAAAGATCACCAATTGGGTTCTTTGTTGTTAGATTTGTATTTTCCAGTACATGATATTTACTTGCCCTAATACTTTGCAACTCAAATAGGGTCACAAACAGTGGGTAGCAGAGGTCCAATTTCTTGGTGTTCTGGAACACCCAAATCTTGTCAAACTGATAGGATACTGTGCTGTAGATGGAGAAAGAGGGATCCAGCGCCTACTTGTATATGAGTTTATGCTGAATAGGAGCTTGGAAGATCATCTTTTTAACAGGGCATTTCCACCCCTTCCTTGGAAAACAAGATTACATATAATACTTGGGGCAGCTGAAGGATTGGCTTACCTACATGAAGGATTGGAAGTTCAGGTTAGTTCagtttcattgtaattgtGCCACATTTTTACCTTCTTTCCCCAGGTTATGTTCATGATCTAATCAACTTCTTAGTGTTTCTTGCTATCTAATGTTTTGTTATGGTAATGGTGAAGGTGATATATCGTGATTTCAAAGCCTCCAATGTTTTATTGGATGAGAATTTTAGGCCAAAACTTTCAGACTTTGGACTTGCAAGGGAAGGGCCAATGGTTGGCCATACACACGTGTCGACAGCAGTAAGTAACTCCTTTTTGCCAATATTCTCATTAACGGTCCCCCCGAATCATATTTTGAGCACTGGACTTCTGtaaaattcaacacaaaatcaAGTTGAAAGCATGCACTTGTGTCGAAGTTGTCAGACAGAACAACTTAAAGTAGAAATTTGAGTTGATCAATGTTGTTTGTGGCTCATAAATGACTTTACAGATTATTTCTTACAAGTAGCAAAACTGGTTAATCTGAAATAAGTAAGAGACTGATTTTATTGTGCTCATGAACTAACATTTCTAATTTTCTGTGATCAGGTGGTGGGAACATTCGGATACGCTGCTCCAGATTACATAGAGACAGGTCATCTCACAGCCAAAAGTGATGTATGGAGCTTTGGTGTAGTATTGTATGAGATGCTTACTGGCAGGCGGTCATTGGAAAGAAACCGCCCAAAAACAGAGCAGAGACTTTTGGAATGGGTGCAGCAGTATCCCGCTGATAGTAAAAAGTTTGGCTTGATAATGGACCCTCGACTTGAGAAAGAGTACTCGATCAATGAGGCTCGAAAAATTGGCAGGTTAGCAGACAATTGCTTGTCAAAGAGTTCCAAGGATCGGCCAAAGATGAGTCAGGTGGTGGAGAGATTGAAGCAGATAGTGCAAGTTTCAAATGAAGGAGACTCCTTTGATAAAACTTTTGAAGAGATCTGTGAAGAGGACCCGGTTGAGGCACAAACGAAGCAGAAGCAACATGAACCTTCTGAGGCATGGAAAAGACGAATGGCACATTTAGCTAAACTTGGTGAGCATGTAGAAGGAGCTAGTAGAAGAAGATTGTTGATTATGCAGAGAGCCAAAGTGGTTTGACagttcttttcattttttttttttttttgctggcTCTCCTATTGGCGCTTCCCTAAGTTTCGTTCGTAATATGTTTAATGGAGATGTAAGAACTTATTTATGTTCAAATATCATAtcgaaaaaaatgaaaaaagagagagagagaaagctgTAGACAATAGTAATAATATCATGCCTCTGGCTGGCGCGAAGGAAATATGAAAACATACCTGGAAAAGAGCAGTCAATAGTTTTGCATCCTCAACaatttcatattaataaatgaatgtatTTTGCATAGAGTTTTAAGGAAGTCGGCTGAAAATTTAGCTGAAAAATTGGGACACGCCGGTGCAGATCCAGGAAATTAAAGGGCAACACTATAATAAAAGAGTTTATGAAAATACTAATCTGCCCCCactgcaaaaacaatttataaaattagttcattattaatttttctttacaaaattatcCCCACTGTAAACATAATTATCCCAAAAATTAACTTATAAATCGCCCAAGACTCGAGCAAGTAATCTTATTTCTTAGGCTTATGGCTACCCAATAATCAGCATCATCACCCGTAGGTACCACTCCTGCAAACTCAATGCGATGGAGTGTCAAGTGTCAAGTTCGTCCcgataactttttttttttttcacgaATTCAAATCCTCTAGAGGAGGAGAACTTGAAGTAAATTTATGATGCAATAAGTTATGTTTTGTAAATGGCCAAAGTTCTTCGAAGGTTTATATTCTTCCTTCCACAACACACAACCCCACCCCCCACAGCCCTTGCCCAAGTATTTCTCGGAAATGTAAGAATTTCTCGGAAACTGAATGTACTGGTTGTTTCAACATTTGGGACCTTTGTGTTTGGGGCCAGCTTACTAAATGGTCGTGCTAATATTTTCCTGTCCTGACGTAACAGACgagtttcttcttttcttcatttttttaaaatctggAAGCAGCTTACTTTTTAGAAGTATTAGAGTAAATAATGCCATTAGATAAGCAGCTTAGTTGTGCAACAACAAAGAGAGCAATGAAAACGACCCTTGCGAGTTTCATTCCGCTAACTTGGAATGACTATTTCCATTTAAATCATTGTCCAATTAAGCCCAAAAAGCAAGGAGAAAGTTTTTATTCTGTGATTTTGATTCAACTTTAAGTACTGAAACTCCGCAGCATTTCCCTAACTCATCCTtctaacaaataattaacaagTCAAGAAGAGCATCCGACTTCATTTGGCTTCCGCATGGTTCCCTTCAACCTTGGCTGCAATGGGCAAATGCTGCCTTCTAAAACAACCCATGACCCAAATAGAATTTAGCCTATATGCACACTGGCGCAGTGGACTCAATTTCTATGACAAACCTGCAGAGTTTAAGCCCTCAGTCTGGCTGATCCACCTTCTTGACTGGCAAAGGCCATACTGCAGCCTGCAACAAAACAGTGTCTCGTTGTCAATCATCAATTTTGATTACTTCATATACATTTTGAAGGTATATGGTGTTTGTTATGCTCTTGTTACAGAACAGTTTTGGGTGACAGCAATAACAAAAGGAGAAGCAACCATGCATTACTGACCTGTCTGTGTAATATGCTTTCATAGTAAGTTAATAGAAAGCCGCCagatttcataaatgaaaCATTAGATCATGCTATACTGCAAGTCCTGCATAAGACTTCATCCACTTCACCTGTTAAAAGCCCAGAGCAGTTAGGATCTTTCATCTATCCACATATATTTCCTATAATAAATTGCAGAACATAGAGGAAATTTACATCATAAACAATAACTCATTACTTG encodes:
- the LOC102618073 gene encoding eukaryotic translation initiation factor 4G — protein: MSFNQSRSDRSETQYRKSGRSAGSNQQRTSSGSYGKGAGGGPAPSPSVHSSSSLPSSNRSFKKSHNAQGGQSRVNVPAVNSSDSTNNASAHRNVQNGAHLQPQLHGASDAPVGANSSKQVDSSTPQRSTRAVPKAPTSQSASMSSDSTASATQAKAPGDVSKAFHFQFGSIGMQIPARTSSAPPNLDEQKRDQARHDAYRSVPNIPMPSVPKQQQPRKEAGVTDQSNTVEVHQVPKVKKDPQVSLPPMASPAQKPSVLPIPMTSMQMPFHQPQVSVQFGGHNPQVQSQNVTATSLPMPMPIPLPMGNAPQVQQHMFVPGLQPHPMPQGLMHQGQGMGFTTQMGPPQLPPQLGNMGMGMTPQYPQQQGGKFGSGPRKTIVKITHPDTHKEVRLDERSDTYSDGGVSGPRSQSQPIPSFASAHPINYYPNSYGASSIYYPAPGSLPLTSSQITPNSQATRFNYPVGQGPQNVSFMNPNLNSLPVSKTGTPMPGIAEPTNFEQSRDAHISSAPLGTVQVTVKPASGSVGEKSADSSSSDISPAVGKVATPKPSRPSGEATTSHHQGDPETSPEKSSQKMKSSSELLVSNSLAGAIKQSVAVSLPVSTESLASNSLPTSSFEESVPVANVEGRRRESLSRSSSIKDNQKKPGKKGQIQTQQQVGGQSTSTSSLGWRTAETGIQSNSGVSETKEAKTTSELSSAIDASTSDISEAKDESTKQSVTSVLAEISGAGNAANVLDTDCDAKKKLGEFPPQESLGTEARGGETLADCFKQDIIPSEIASQSATSKSIELVSQTDQESVLKATAVCNEVPILGTTEEVLGESARASTEAHRVADDMDASSSGIADSTNVECSHGNKTSTVDALSSKSVIQQHPAPVSATEFLETIPKTEGEVLDNSGAGSVLLPVSGSKDMPVVELNRSKSSITRGKKKRREILLKADAAGTTSDLYMAYKGPEEKEAAMPLESAQDTSTIANSKQVAADTVHVHAVASEKSVHSKAEPDDWEDAADMSTPKLEPLDEDGNGNLGKKYSRDFLLKFAEQCTDLPEGFEIAADIAEALMSGNINISHLVDRDSYPSPGRATDRQSGGPRVDRRGSVMVDDDRWGRLPGPSLGRDLRLDVGYGANAGFRPGQGGNYGVLRNPRPQIPMQYPGGILPGPMQPMGSQGGMQRNSPDADRWQRIANFQQKGLIPSPQTPLQMMHKADRKYEVGKVQDGEEAKQRQLKAILNKLTPQNFEKLFEQVKAVNIDNAVTLTGVISQIFDKALMEPTFCEMYANFCYFLAGELPDFSEDNEKITFKRLLLNKCQEEFERGEREQEEANKADKEGEIKQTEEEREEKRIKARRRMLGNIRLIGELYKKKMLTERIMHECIKKLLGQYENPDEEDVEALCKLMSTIGEMIDHPKAKEHMDAYFDRMEKFSNNMKLSSRVRFMLKDSIELRKNKWQQRRKVEGPKKIEEVHRDAAQERQAQASRLARGPSMNSSSRRAPMDFGPRGLSSPTTQMGSFRGLPTQNRGYGGQDVRFEDRQSYEARTLSVPLPQRPIGDESITLGPQGGLARGMSIRGPPAMSSTPLPDISPGAGEPRRIPAGLNGFSSLSERPAYGSREDIIPRYHPDRFAAPPAFDQLNAQERNINYGNRDLRAAERSFDRPLATSPTQGQVPSITQNVPSEKVWSEEYLREKSIAAIKEFYSARDEKEVAWCIKDLNSPGFHPSMVSLWVTDSFERKDMERDLLAKLLVNLAKSREGMLSQGQLIKGFESVLTTLEDAVNDAPRAAEFLGRIFAKVVEENVIPLREIGRLLREGGEEPGRLQEIGLAGDVLGSTLEIIKSDKGESVLHEVRMSSNLRLEDFRPPEPNRSRILEKFI